The following coding sequences lie in one Apium graveolens cultivar Ventura chromosome 1, ASM990537v1, whole genome shotgun sequence genomic window:
- the LOC141662739 gene encoding uncharacterized protein LOC141662739 yields MNLAPAYYVHITRANYVIVALRTYFREIDFNRAQRIVGSGSNLDDIIEQAHILHLAKYKKKSNFDNHWRELRRQPKWRTPGNSASSKRTKLSDSGHYSSSGNNDTPTNENVAESPVRPKGTKAAKRKGKGKEIGRFRMGRHVFLRIVDALSNFDPYFQQRIDAVGRKGLSPLQKCTAAIRMLAYGISADAVDDYVRIGETTAIECLKRFVSGVITIFEGEYLRTPNSNDVQRLLQMGEARGFPGMMGSIDCMHWQWKNCPKAWKGMFMNGHKGVATIVLEAVASSDLWIWHAFFGVAGSNNDINVLDRSPVFDEVLQGRAPEVNYTINGNNYNTGYYLTDGIYPEWTTFVKTIPRPQNEKRKLFSKYQESQRKDVERAFGVLQARFAIVRGPARFWDKADLGRIMRACIIIHNMIVEDERDTYATQFGPLPIYDDATNGLSQPNLGEEPFVPYETYIQNSIQMRDKRAHRQLQNDLVEHISQFHNNR; encoded by the exons GCTCAACGAATTGTTGGGAGTGGTTCAAACTTGGACGACATAATTGAGCAAGCTCATATACTCCATTTAGCTAAGTACAAAAAGAAGTCTAATTTTGACAATCACTGGCGTGAGCTTCGTAGACAACCCAAGTGGAGAACTCCTGGAAATAGTGCAAGTTCTAAAAGAACTAAATTAAGTGATTCTGGACATTACTCATCATCGGGTAATAACGATACACCAACAAATGAGAATGTTGCTGAATCTCCTGTTCGTCCCAAAGGTACAAAAGCGGCTAAAAGAAAAGGAAAGGGGAAG GAAATTGGACGATTTCGTATGGGAAGACATGTCTTTCTTCGTATTGTGGATGCTCTTTCAAATTTTGATCCATACTTTCAACAAAGAATCGATGCAGTGGGAAGAAAAGGTCTATCACCTTTACAAAAATGTACTGCAGCAATTCGTATGTTGGCATACGGAATATCTGCTGACGCTGTTGATGATTATGTTCGTATTGGAGAGACTACTGCAATCGAATGCTTGAAAAGATTTGTTTCTGGTGTAATTACGATATTTGAAGGTGAGTATCTACGAACACCAAACTCTAATGACGTACAACGTCTATTACAGATGGGTGAGGCTCGTGGCTTTCCTGGTATGATGGGTAGTATTGATTGCATGCACTGGCAATGGAAGAATTGTCCTAAAGCATGGAAGGGCATGTTCATGAATGGTCACAAAGGGGTTGCAACAATTGTACTGGAAGCGGTTGCTTCATCTGATCTATGGATATGGCATGCATTTTTCGGAGTTGCTGGATCAAATAATGACATAAATGTTTTAGATCGATCACCAGTCTTTGATGAGGTGCTGCAAGGTCGTGCTCCTGAGGTAAACTATACAATCAATGGAAATAATTATAATACGGGATATTATTTAACGGATGGAATCTATCCCGAATGGACAACATTCGTTAAAACGATACCACGTCCACAAAATGAAAAgagaaaattattttcaaaatatcaAGAAAGTCAGAGAAAAGACGTCGAACGAGCATTTGGTGTGTTACAAGCCCGTTTCGCAATTGTACGTGGTCCAGCACGATTTTGGGACAAAGCAGATCTCGGAAGAATTATGAGAGCATGCATCATAATACATAATATGATTGTTGAAGACGAGAGGGACACATACGCTACTCAATTTGGTCCCTTACCAATTTATGATGATGCAACAAATGGCTTGTCGCAACCAAACTTAGGAGAAGAACCTTTTGTTCCGTATGAAACGTATATTCAAAACAGCATACAGATGCGTGATAAACGGGCACATCGTCAGCTACAAAATGACTTGGTTGAGCATATCTCGCAGTTTCACAATAACCGTTAA